One genomic region from Sphingobacterium sp. UGAL515B_05 encodes:
- a CDS encoding RagB/SusD family nutrient uptake outer membrane protein: protein MKRKILFLMLSAFMYLASGCSKFLDIEPVSSATDENFWKTQEDANSATNAMYALLRKALNQASGMAYYAYGDLLTDEITSSTNTDFNPIVNMQLNTAVAASETWRPAYQLRRYDVFYQAIDQANRVIQKLPKMDENAFDNVSTRDYYIGEAYFVRAFAYFYMARVWGTVPIITASVVPIDAVNLPASKESDVLDQSQADLSKALTLLKWNNIDQNDFALRANIGAALALQAHLSAWRGEYADCIEAAKSVLESGEYSFVGRDSLNYRSIYQGKSNEGIFEISQNGENEGTNLGIGYFSLAGPYFRSLTDPILRISQDYIKTLFKDSNDKRFKSVFDIDYNGNYALCTKYANVKFSSNASNANAIFKNNIIMFRYSDIKLLMAEGLAAIGKTSSAETILNEIRTQAGLPAYTNEEPLIEAIFSERARELFLEGHRYYDLVRLYKHFNVYKFPEGKMNQSQFNAKKYLWPFDPSLLSTNPLLNQTPYWGTVNM from the coding sequence AGTGCTTTTATGTATCTCGCTTCAGGCTGCTCCAAGTTTCTGGACATTGAGCCTGTCAGTTCGGCAACCGACGAGAACTTCTGGAAAACGCAGGAAGATGCCAATAGTGCAACCAACGCCATGTATGCGCTGCTGCGCAAGGCCCTAAATCAAGCCAGCGGTATGGCCTACTATGCCTATGGCGATTTGCTAACGGACGAAATTACTTCTTCGACCAACACCGACTTTAATCCAATTGTCAATATGCAGCTCAACACGGCTGTAGCAGCTTCGGAAACTTGGCGGCCCGCGTATCAGCTGCGACGCTATGATGTCTTCTATCAGGCCATAGACCAGGCCAACCGCGTGATTCAAAAGCTCCCTAAAATGGATGAAAATGCCTTTGACAATGTATCGACCAGGGATTACTATATCGGCGAAGCTTACTTTGTGCGAGCATTTGCCTATTTCTATATGGCGAGAGTATGGGGAACAGTGCCAATTATCACAGCATCTGTGGTGCCCATCGATGCTGTAAATCTCCCAGCAAGTAAAGAGAGTGATGTGTTGGATCAGAGCCAGGCAGATCTATCCAAAGCACTGACCTTATTGAAATGGAATAATATTGACCAGAATGATTTTGCCTTGCGTGCGAATATCGGAGCAGCACTTGCCCTGCAGGCACATCTGAGTGCCTGGCGCGGCGAATATGCCGACTGCATCGAGGCGGCCAAATCGGTACTGGAAAGCGGCGAGTATTCCTTTGTGGGAAGGGATAGTCTGAACTACCGCAGTATTTATCAGGGAAAATCCAATGAAGGTATTTTTGAAATCTCCCAAAATGGTGAAAACGAAGGCACAAACTTGGGGATAGGATACTTTTCGCTAGCCGGTCCTTATTTTCGGTCTTTAACAGATCCAATTTTAAGAATCAGCCAGGATTATATTAAAACGCTCTTTAAAGACAGCAACGATAAACGATTTAAAAGTGTGTTTGATATTGACTATAACGGTAACTATGCACTATGTACAAAATATGCGAATGTGAAGTTCTCGAGTAATGCCTCAAATGCCAATGCGATATTTAAAAATAACATCATCATGTTTCGCTATTCTGATATTAAGCTGCTTATGGCAGAGGGCTTGGCAGCGATCGGTAAGACAAGTTCGGCAGAAACCATTTTAAATGAAATCCGGACGCAAGCTGGATTGCCTGCCTACACGAACGAGGAACCGCTCATCGAGGCCATCTTTAGTGAAAGAGCGCGCGAACTGTTTCTGGAAGGTCATCGCTATTACGATCTCGTGCGGTTGTATAAACACTTCAATGTCTATAAATTTCCGGAAGGCAAAATGAACCAGTCGCAATTTAACGCGAAGAAATACCTTTGGCCATTTGACCCATCGTTGTTGTCAACCAATCCGCTGCTGAATCAGACACCATACTGGGGAACTGTCAACATGTAA
- a CDS encoding DUF4859 domain-containing protein: MKTLYRFALLLAFGLTVIGCKKAAYLTDDGLHVAEVNLSTYDYLAAHPNGMFDTLLLVIDHFKLKDEINKAKTFWAPSDYSVNRYYKQKVDSVKYVDENAQYSFDQFLNEIPVDSVRAYIYNDAAYNLETASTAYTTISNAANVGGFVYHRQKQPKAAWSSQPVYYLYYVKVRGEADQISPDGIVTVKEDDQADMRIYCQTTGIKTASGTMLNVLANTHTFIGDFVPRLLTGPKIVENGSTLTFTYDLSIKYDAAGYTGTTVDVMLPRLARFYGVESGAIPALVGKDITYYAVQPDGSLNANSTANAPGHWFDTKGQTCSWGADARIVSELATSTMTFNILQYPGQTTVGSTYTVRQSLVYKSKTKGDLNAVFVFNVKIK, from the coding sequence ATGAAAACCTTATATCGATTTGCGTTGCTGCTGGCTTTTGGACTTACCGTGATCGGTTGCAAGAAAGCGGCTTATCTGACGGATGACGGCCTCCATGTAGCCGAAGTCAATCTGTCTACTTACGATTATCTGGCGGCTCATCCCAATGGGATGTTTGACACCTTGCTGCTGGTGATTGACCATTTTAAACTCAAAGATGAAATCAACAAGGCGAAAACCTTTTGGGCACCGTCGGATTATTCGGTCAACCGCTATTATAAACAGAAAGTAGACTCGGTGAAGTATGTGGATGAAAATGCACAGTATTCTTTTGACCAGTTTCTGAACGAAATACCCGTAGATTCGGTGAGGGCATACATCTATAATGATGCAGCTTACAATTTGGAAACAGCCAGCACAGCGTATACGACGATCAGCAATGCGGCCAATGTGGGTGGATTTGTTTACCATAGACAAAAGCAGCCCAAAGCAGCCTGGTCCTCGCAGCCCGTTTATTATCTATATTATGTGAAAGTGCGTGGCGAGGCCGATCAGATCAGCCCCGATGGTATTGTGACCGTCAAAGAAGATGATCAGGCCGACATGCGCATCTATTGTCAGACAACGGGGATCAAAACGGCCTCAGGAACCATGCTGAACGTATTGGCCAATACACATACGTTTATAGGGGATTTTGTGCCGCGCCTCCTGACGGGGCCTAAAATCGTGGAAAACGGTTCTACGCTTACCTTTACCTACGACCTGAGCATTAAATATGATGCAGCGGGATATACGGGCACGACCGTAGACGTCATGCTTCCGCGTTTAGCCCGCTTTTATGGCGTGGAGAGCGGTGCAATACCGGCGCTGGTAGGTAAGGATATCACCTACTACGCGGTACAGCCCGATGGTAGCTTAAATGCAAACAGTACTGCCAACGCCCCCGGGCACTGGTTCGATACCAAAGGACAGACCTGTTCATGGGGTGCCGATGCTCGCATTGTATCTGAGCTGGCAACTTCAACGATGACCTTCAATATTTTGCAATATCCAGGGCAAACAACGGTGGGTAGTACCTATACTGTTCGACAATCGCTCGTGTACAAATCAAAGACAAAGGGTGATTTGAATGCTGTTTTTGTGTTCAATGTTAAGATCAAATAA